A window from Acinonyx jubatus isolate Ajub_Pintada_27869175 chromosome E1, VMU_Ajub_asm_v1.0, whole genome shotgun sequence encodes these proteins:
- the GRIN2C gene encoding glutamate receptor ionotropic, NMDA 2C isoform X3, with protein MGGALGPALLLASLLGAWAGLGPGQGEQAMTVAIVFGSSGPPQAQARTRLTSQSFVDLPLEIQPLTVGVNNTNPSSLLTQICGLLGAARVHGIIFEDNVGTEAVAQILDFISSQTHVPILSISGGSAVVLTPKEPGSAFLQLGVSLEQQLQVLFKVLEEYDWSAFAVITSLHPGHALFLEGVRAVADASYLSWRLLDVLTLELGPGGQRAHTQRLLRQLDAPVLVAYCSREEAEVLFAEAAQVGLVGPGHVWLVPSLALGSTDAPPASFPVGLISVVTESWRLSLRQKVRDGVAILALGAHGYQRQHGALPSPAGDCRGHPGPISPARKAFYRHLLNVTWEGRDFSFSPGGYLVQPTMVVIALNRHRLWEMVGRWDHGVLHMKYPVWPRYSASLQPVVDSRHLTVATLEERPFVIVESPDPSTGGCVPNTVPCRRQSNHTFSSGDTAPYTKLCCKGFCIDILKKLAKVVKFSYDLYLVTNGKHGKRVRGVWNGMIGEVYYQRADMAIGSLTINEERSEIVDFSVPFVETGISVMVARSNGTVSPSAFLEPYSPSVWVMMFVMCLTVVAITVFMFEYFSPVSYNQNLTSGKKSGGPSFTIGKSVWLLWALVFNNSVPIENPRGTTSKIMVLVWAFFAVIFLASYTANLAAFMIQEQYIDTVSGLSDKKFQRPQDQYPPFRFGTVPNGSTERNIRSNYREMHTHMVKFNQRSVEDALTSLKMGKLDAFIYDAAVLNYMAGKDEGCKLVTIGSGKVFATTGYGIAMQKDSHWKRAIDLALLQFLGDGETQKLETVWLSGICQNEKNEVMSSKLDIDNMAGVFYMLLVAMGLALLVFAWEHLVYWKLRHSVPNTSRLDFLLAFSRGIYSCFSGVQSLASPARPPSPDLTAGSAQASVLKMLQAARDMVTTAGVSSSLDRATRTIESWGSSRRAPPPPACPGPRPPTPGPSPAPSPPGRGPPGGGRAALARRAPQLLGRPPTPGPSPPDVSRVSGRPPREVRRPVQAGRGGRHLSASERRALPARPLSPERCHYSSFPRADRSGRPFLPLFPEPPEPEDLPLLGPEQLARREALLREAWAQGPRPRHASLPSSVAEAFVQPRSLPTRCGRPACRRLAQAPSMRLPSYREACQESVWARVPVWPHRQHACLHAHVPLCWGAICPHLPRCASHGPWLTGAWGPPRHRGRTLGLSTGYRDNGGLEEVSRVACGTHGFPGPCTWRRISSLESEV; from the exons ATGGGTGGTGCCCTGGGGCCCGCCCTGCTGCTCGCCTCACTCCTCGgtgcctgggcagggctgggcccgGGGCAGGGTGAGCAAGCTATGACGGTGGCCATAGTGTTTGGCAGCTCGGGGCCACCGCAGGCCCAAGCTCGTACCCGCCTCACCTCCCAGAGCTTCGTGGACCTGCCTCTGGAGATCCAGCCGCTCACCGTGGGGGTCAACAACACCAATCCCAGCAGCCTCCTCACCCAGATCTGCGGGCTCCTAGGCGCTGCCCGCGTCCATGGCATCATCTTTGAGGACAACGTGGGCACCGAGGCCGTGGCCCAGATCCTGGACTTCATCTCCTCCCAGACCCATGTGCCCATCCTCAGCATCAGTGGGGGCTCTGCTGTGGTCCTCACCCCCAAG gagcCGGGCTCGGCCTTCCTGCAGCTGGGCGTTTCCCTGGAGCAGCAGCTGCAGGTGCTGTTCAAGGTGCTGGAGGAGTACGACTGGAGCGCGTTCGCCGTCATCACCAGCCTGCACCCGGGGCACGCGCTTTTCCTGGAGGGGGTGCGCGCCGTCGCCGACGCCAGCTACCTGAGCTGGCGGCTGCTGGACGTGCTCACGCTGGAGCTGGGCCCGGGCGGGCAGCGCGCACACACCCAGCGCCTGCTGCGCCAGCTCGACGCCCCGGTGCTGGTGGCCTACTGCTCGCGCGAGGAGGCCGAGGTGCTCTTCGCCGAGGCGGCGCAGGTCGGCCTGGTGGGGCCCGGACACGTGTGGCTGGTGCCCAGCCTGGCGCTGGGCAGCACCGACGCGCCTCCCGCCTCCTTCCCCGTGGGCCTCATCAGCGTCGTCACCGAGAGCTGGCGCCTCAGCCTGCGCCAGAAGGTCCGCGACGGCGTGGCCATCCTGGCCCTGGGCGCCCACGGCTACCAGCGGCAGCACGGCGCCCTGCCCTCCCCGGCTGGGGACTGTCGTGGCCACCCCGGGCCCATCAGCCCTGCCCGGAAGGCCTTCTACAG GCACCTACTGAATGTCACCTGGGAGGGCCGAGACTTCTCCTTCAGCCCTGGTGGGTACCTGGTCCAGCCCACCATGGTTGTGATCGCCCTCAACCGTCACCGCCTCTGGGAGATG GTGGGTCGCTGGGACCATGGTGTCCTCCACATGAAGTACCCGGTGTGGCCTCGCTATAGTGCCTCCCTGCAGCCTGTAGTGGACAGCCGGCACCTGACGGTGGCCACACTGGAAGAACGGCCCTTTGTCATTGTGGAGAGCCCTGACCCCAGCACGGGCGGCTGTGTGCCCAACACTGTGCCCTGCCGCAGGCAGAGCAACCACACCTTCAG CAGTGGTGACACGGCCCCCTACACCAAGCTCTGCTGTAAGGGCTTCTGCATTGACATCCTCAAGAAGCTGGCCAAGGTGGTCAAGTTCTCCTATGACCTGTACCTGGTGACCAACGGCAAGCATGGCAAGAGGGTTCGAGGCGTGTGGAACGGCATGATTGGGGAG GTGTACTACCAGCGGGCAGACATGGCCATCGGCTCCCTCACCATCAACGAGGAGCGTTCCGAGATTgtggacttctctgtgccttttgtgGAGACGGGCATCAGTGTGATGGTGGCACGCAGCAATGGCACCGTGTCCCCCTCGGCCTTCCTGG AGCCCTACAGCCCTTCAGTGTGGGTGATGATGTTTGTCATGTGTCTCACCGTGGTGGCCATCACAGTCTTCATGTTTGAGTACTTCAGCCCTGTCAGCTACAACCAGAACCTCACCAGTGGCAAGA AGTCTGGGGGCCCATCCTTCACCATCGGCAAGTCTGTGTGGCTGCTGTGGGCGCTGGTCTTCAACAACTCGGTGCCCATCGAGAACCCCCGAGGCACCACCAGCAAGATCATGGTCCTAGTCTGGGCCTTCTTCGCCGTCATTTTCCTCGCCAGCTACACCGCCAACTTGGCCGCCTTCATGATCCAGGAGCAGTACATCGACACTGTGTCTGGCCTCAGTGATAAGAAG TTTCAGCGGCCTCAAGATCAGTACCCACCATTCCGCTTCGGCACGGTGCCCAACGGCAGCACAGAGCGGAACATTCGCAGCAACTACCGAGAGATGCACACCCACATGGTCAAGTTCAACCAGCGTTCGGTGGAGGATGCGCTCACCAGCCTCAAGATGGG GAAGCTGGATGCCTTCATCTATGATGCTGCTGTCCTCAACTACATGGCGGGCAAGGACGAGGGCTGCAAGCTGGTCACCATTGGCTCTGGCAAGGTTTTTGCCACCACTGGCTACGGCATCGCCATGCAGAAGGACTCCCACTGGAAGCGGGCCATAGACCTGGCGCTCCTGCAGTTCCTGGGGGATG gggagacacagaagctggaGACGGTGTGGCTCTCGGGGATCTGCCAGAATGAGAAGAATGAGGTAATGAGCAGCAAGCTGGACATCGACAACATGGCGGGTGTCTTCTACATGCTGCTGGTGGCCATGGGACTGGCCCTGCTGGTCTTTGCCTGGGAGCACCTGGTTTACTGGAAGCTGCGCCACTCAGTGCCCAACACGTCTCGGCTGGACTTCCTGCTGGCTTTCAGTAGG GGCATCTACAGCTGCTTCAGCGGGGTGCAGAGCCTGGCCAGCCCCGCGCGGCCGCCCAGCCCGGACCTGACCGCCGGCTCGGCCCAGGCCAGCGTGCTCAAGATGCTGCAGGCGGCGCGTGACATGGTGACCACGGCTGGCGTGAGCAGCTCCCTGGACCGCGCCACGCGCACCATCGAGAGCTGGGGCAGCAGCCGCCGCGCTCCCCCGCCACCCGCCTGCCCTGGCCCGCGGCCACCCACGCCCGGCCCGTCCCCGGCGCCCAGCCCCCCGGGCCGGGGGCCGCCGGGCGGGGGTCGTGCCGCGCTGGCGCGCAGGGCTCCGCAGCTCCTGGGCCGCCCTCCGACGCCTGGGCCGTCGCCGCCAGACGTGTCCCGGGTGTCGGGCAGGCCGCCCCGGGAGGTGCGACGGCCGGTGCAGGCCGGGCGCGGCGGGCGGCACCTTTCGGCCTCCGAGCGGCGCGCGCTCCCAGCGCGCCCCCTGTCGCCCGAGCGCTGCCACTACAGCTCCTTCCCTCGAGCCGACCGGTCGGGGCGCCCCTTCCTCCCGCTCTTCCCGGAGCCCCCGGAGCCAGAGGACCTGCCGCTACTCGGGCCGGAGCAGCTGGCTCGGCGGGAGGCCCTGTTGCGCGAGGCCTGGGCCCAGGGTCCACGCCCGCGCCACGCTTCCCTGCCCAGCTCGGTGGCCGAGGCCTTCGTCCAGCCCCGGTCGCTGCCCACTCGGTGTGGCCGCCCGGCCTGCCGGCGCTTGGCGCAGGCGCCGTCGATGCGGCTGCCGTCCTACCGGGAGGCCTGCCAGGAGAGCGTGTGGGCCAGGGTCCCCGTCTGGCCGCACAGACAGCACGCCTGCCTGCACGCCCACGTGCCGCTTTGCTGGGGGGCcatctgtccccacctcccccgcTGTGCCAGCCATGGCCCTTGGCTCACTGGGGCCTGGGGGCCTCCGAGGCACAGAGGCAGGACCCTGGGGCTGAGCACAGGCTACAGGGACAATGGGGGGCTGGAAGAGGTCAGCAGGGTGGCCTGTGGGACACACGGCTTCCCTGGACCTTGTACCTGGAGGCGGATCTCCAGCTTGGAGTCAGAAGTGTGA